GCAATCATCTCAAGAGCCTGATATTATTTTATTAGATGATGCTTACCAACACCGAAAGGTAAAAGCGGGGTTTTATATTTTACTAACAGCCTACGATGATTTATATACGGATGATTGTATGTTGCCCACAGGGAATTTAAGAGAACTAAAAGCTGGTGCGAAAAGAGCATCTATAATTGTGGTGACAAAATGTCCTGAAAATTTGAGCGTAAAAGAACAAGAAAAAATAGGTGCTAAGCTTAAAATTACAAGTGAGCAAAAATTATTTTTTTCTAGCATAGCCTATGACTCTTATATTATGGGTGAGTCAGGTAAGATAAAAAGGGAAACAATGCAGGGTAAGAAGAAGGTCTTGATTGCTGGTATTGCAAAGCCTGATTCATTTTTTGATGCTATTAAAGAAGAGGGTGATGTTTGCTTAGCATACCCTGACCATCATGATTTTACAGATAAAGAAGTAGTTGAAATAAAAAAAATAGCGCAAAACAACAAAATTATTACCACCGAAAAGGATTATGTGCGTTTGAAGGAACATTTCTCAGGGGAACAGCTGTTTTACTTGGGTATAGCATGTTCATTTATATCAGGTGGTGAGAATTTTAATAAAACAATTTTAGATTATGTGGGAACAAGTACAAGAAACAGTTAGTTTCATACAAGAGAGAGTTAATTTTACTCCAGAATACGGTGTTATTCTAGGTTCAGGATTAGGAAGTTTTACTAGTGATATGCAGGTTCATTTTACCTTGCCGTACAATGAAATTCCTAATTTTCCTGTTTCAACTGTTCAAGGTCATAAAGGGGCTCTTGTTTTTGGGACTATTGGAAGTAAAAAAGTGGTCGCCATGCAAGGTCGTTTTCATTATTACGAAGGCTATTCCATGACCGAAGTTACTTTTCCGGTACGTGTATTGAAGTTCTTGGGTGTTGATAAGCTTATTGTATCTAATGCATCAGGAGGAGTAAACCCGAGTTATAAAGTAGGATCTATTGTGATGATTACGGATCACATTAATATGACTCCAGAGCATCCTTTGAGAGGGAAAAATGATGAACGTTTTGGTCCTCGTTTTGTTAATATGAGTGAGCCTTATTCTCGAAAAATGATTGCAAAAGCAACTCAAATTGCTGAAGAATTGAATATTGTAACACATGAAGGTATTTACCTTGGTTTGCAAGGACCTACATTTGAAACTCTAGCAGAATATAAAATGGTAAAAATTTTAGGCGCTGATTGTGTTGGAATGTCTACTGTTCCAGAGGTTATTGTGGCTAGACATATGGATTTAGAAACTTTTGGGATTTCTGTTATTACAGATATGGGTGATGCTGAAAGTATAGGAACAATTTCTCATGATGAAGTTCTAGAAGCAGCAAAAGAGGCCGAACCACAAGTTCGTAGTTTAATAAAAGAACTAATTTTGAATTATTAATTACTTTAGGTGATCAGCAATTATGGAATAAAAAACTTCGGGTATGAACGGTTTAGTAATTACATCGTTCATACCAAAAGATAAAAGCATTTCTCTATTTTCATCAAGAGATATAGCAGTAAGAGCTATAATAGGAGTTATAGTGTCAAATTTTCTAATGGTTTCTGTAGCTATTGTTCCATTTATTCCGGGTAAATGAACATCCATTAAAATCAAGTCAAATTTTGAAATTTTTAAAAGCTCAATAGCTTCTTCGCCATTGTCAATCACTTCGCAAATTACTTTTTTATTAAAAAGCATTTTTGTGGTGATCATTTGGTTGATTTTATTGTCCTCTACTAGTAATATTTTCTTATTGATAAGTTTGGATTCATAATTTTGCTTGCTTGTAGAAACGATATCTATGGGTTTTTTTCCTATTTCAAATTTCAATTGAAATGAGAATGTAGATCCTTTATTTACAGTGCTTTTAAGGTGTATTTCACCTCCTAGAATGGTTATTAATTTTTTTACAATTGTTAGCCCAAGTCCAGTACCTCCATATTTTCTATTAACTTCAATAGAGCCTTGTGAAAAACTATCAAAAACACTTTCTAGTTTTTCTGCTGGTATGCCTATTCCAGTATCAATGATTTCAAAATCCAATGTCGCATAATTATCCTCTAGATTATTGAGTTTTGCTACCACATTTACTACTCCATTTTTCGTAAATTTTAGCGCATTATTAATCAGGTTCAAAATGATTTGAGAGAGTTTAGTTGGGTCACCAATGAGAAAATCAGGGATGGAATAATCAACATCTAATTTGAAATCATTGTTGTTTACAATGGCTAACTCCTTGAGAGATTGCTTGATGTTGATAAGAAGTTGTTTTAAATTAAAGGGGATTTCTTCTATTTCTGTTTTGTTAGATTCTATTTTGTTAATTTCTAAAATTTCATTGATAAACTTAGTCAAGTAATCACCAGAAAATTTTAAAGAGGAAAGGTAATCTATTTGGTTTTTTTTAGGGTCTTCTTCAAGAAGTAAATGGGTGATCCCGTTGATTGCATTGAGCGGAGTCCTCAGTTCATGACTTACCGTAGAAAGGAACTCAGATCTGGCTTGAGATGCTTTTTCAACTTTATTTTTAGCAATCTCAAGTTCTTTGTTTTTATCCTTTAAGAGCTGATTTGATTTGGTTCTAATTTTATTGTTTTTGTAAAGAGAAAGGCTTAATAAAGATAAGATTGTAATTAAAGCAATAGCAAGTATACTAATGATTTTTGATATTTTTTTTGATTTTAGTTCTTCTTCTTTTTGAATTTTGAATTGATTTTGTTCTTTAAGACGTTCCGCTTCTTTAAATTTAGCGTAATCATCAACTCCAAGTCTTTTATTATTGAGAAAAGTTAACTCTTCTTTTAGTTTTAAATATTGTTTTAAATATTGGTATGCTAAATTTTTATCTAATGTTTTGTCATAAACGGTACTTAATGCTAGTACTATAGATGTCTTTAATTCAATATTATTGATTTTATTATTAGTGTTAAGAGCCTTTTTTAGGTAGGCAATTGCCAAATTATTTCTGTTGTACTGTGATTCTATAGTGCCTATTTGATATAAAGTCTTTGCTTTTAAATCCTCTAAAACAGAGACTTCTGGCATGTAAATAATAGATTTAAAAATAGTCATAGCCTCTTGAGTTTTTCCATTGAACCGATTAATAAGGCCTTTTTGGAGTTTTACTTCAAGAATTTTATTTGTGGTTTTTAAAACCTTGAATAAATTTTCGGCATTGTTAAAATAGAGGGATGCTTCTTTATAATTCTCTTTGGCCATGTAGCAAAGACCAATATGGTAGTAACTTTCAGCTTTCGTTTTATTCGAAGTAGAAGTATTGTTGAGTGTGGCACTTTTTAAAAAACTAACTAGCGCATCATCATATTTTTTTAAATCATAAAGAATTTTACCTAAATTGAATTCATGAAGTGATTGCTCTACGTTCTGGTTGTTTTTTTTTGCAAATTGTATTGCTTTTTGTGTAAAAAACAAAGCATTTCTATAATTATCGTCCTTAATATTTTGATTGCTGAGCGTGTAATAATAGGTCAGGCTATCTGCCTTCACTGTGGAGTAGGAGGCAAGTATACCAGTAAAAAACAATACAGAAAAGAAAAAACATTTCATTTGCCATGTTTTTTTTGAAAAATTACTATTTTGATGTTAAAAGAATCAAATCAATAAGCCTTGATGAATATCCTATTTCATTATCATACCAACCTACTACTTTTACCATTTTATCAATTACAGAAGTAAGTTGTGCATCAAATATACATGAATTTTTATTCCCTATTACATCTACAGATACAATTGGGTCTTCTGTATAATCTAATATTCCTTTTAGAGTGTTTTTAGAGGCGTGTTTAAAGGCTTCGTTTATTTGATTGATACTGACGGCTTTTTTCACATTAAAGGTAATATCAGTTAAAGAACCATCCGGAACAGGAACTCTTATGCCACATCCGCCTATTTTACCTTCAAATTCTGGGAATATTTTTGTTAACGCTTTTGCTGCTCCCGTTGTTGTAGGAACTATAGATTGACTTGCGCCGCGAGCTCTTCTTAAATCTTTATGAGGTTGATCGTGTAAACTTTGATCTGTTGTGTAAGAGTGAATGGTGGTAATGTACGCTTGTTCTATGCCGCAAAGATCATTAATCACTTTGATCATTGGGGCAGCATTATTTGTAGTACAACTTGCATTCGAAATTATTGTTTCTGTGCCGTCAAGAATTTCTTCATTAACGCCCAATACAACGGTTTTTATTGCATCAGTTTCTGAAGGTGCAGATAAAATTACTTTTTTGGCACCAGCCAGAATATGTGTGTGTAATTCCTCAAAAGTCTTGTATTTTCCTGTTGATTCAATAACATAATCAATGGAACAACTTTTCCAGTCTAGGTTTTTTAAATTTTTTTCGTGAAAAAAAAGAAAATGAGATTCGCCAACTAGTATTCCTGTTTCATCATAGCTCACGGAATGCGGTAACACACCGTGTATGCTATCATATTTTACTAAATGTGCCATTGTTTTTTTATCGGCAATATCATTTATGGCAACAACTTGAATTGTTGGGTGATTTAAAAGTAAACGGAAAAGATTTCTACCAATTCTTCCAAAACCGTTTATCGCAATTCTTATCATAAGTTTTAAAGTCTTAAAGTATCAAAGTCAGAAAGTCAAGATATCTAGCCTTTCGACTTTCTGACTTTATAACAATTGACTACAATATATGTTTTTGAGCTTTATATGAAGATCTAACAAGTGGTCCGCTTTCTACATGACGAAAACCTAATGATAAACCATATTCCTCATATTTTGCAAACTGTTCTGGAGTTATAAATTCTTTAACGGGTAAATGTTTTTTACTTGGCTGAAGGTATTGTCCTATTGTTACTACATCTACATTAGCGTCTCTCAGGTCTCTTAACGTTTGATAAACTTCTTCTTCAAGTTCACCTAAACCTAACATGATACCAGATTTTGTTCTGTTAATGCCTTTTGCTTTTAAATAACGCAATACTTCTAGTGTACGATCATATTTTGCTTGTATACGCACCTCTCTTGTCAAGCGTCTCACTGTTTCTACATTATGCGAAACTACCTCAGGATTTGCGGCAACTATTCTGTCTAGGTGGGTTTCGTTTCCTTGAAAATCAGGAATTAATGTCTCAAGTGTTGTGTTTGGATTCATTCTTCGAATGGCTTTTACTGTTTCAATCCAAATGATTGATCCACCATCTTTCAAATCATCTCGATCAACACTTGTTATTACTGCGTGTTTGATATTCATGATCTTTATAGATCTCGCTACTTTTTCTGGTTCTTCCCAATCTACCGTTTCTGGTCTACCTGTTTTTACACCACAAAATCCGCAAGAGCGCGTACAAATATTTCCCAAAATCATAAAGGTAGCAGTTCCCTCACCCCAGCATTCTCCCATATTAGGACAACTTCCAGATGTACAAATAGTATTTAAGTTGTATTTGTCAACTAATCCTCTAAGTTCAGTATATTTTTGACCAATGGGTAGTTTCACTTTTAACCATTTTGGTTTTCCAGTGACGTGTTCTGCCTTGGTTTGGTTTTTTTCTAGTAAATTGTTTTCTACAACGTTTTCCATATCTCAATTTTCTGAATGCAAAGATAACTAAAGTTGAATTATAAAAGGGTAAAACCAAATCGTGAATTAGACTTATACAAAGCATAAAATTTTACTTAACATATTTTTTAGAGGATATTGTTTGGGTTTGAAATTATAAAATAATTCTTTGGTATTGTCTTTGTAAGAGATGATGAGGTATCTCAACGTATAAAAAAAAACTATGTTGATGTGTTTTATTTTTTTTAACATAAATTAGTATCTTTGATTAAAATTAGAAATCATGAAAAATAAATCAATAATTTTAGGAGCTTTGTTCGTTTTACTAGGGGTTTCAACCGCTAACGCGCAAATAAATTTTGGTGAAAAAGCTCTTGGAGCTGTTCAAAAAGGGGTAGCAGGCTTCACTTTTAGTGATGCTGATGCAGCTGCATTATCAAAAGCAGCGGTAGATAAAATGGATGCTGAACATGTTATTACAGGAGCTAAAGATCCGTATACTCTTCGTTTAAATAAGCTTTTTGGAAAACATAAGACTACAGAGGGAGTTGCGCTAAATTACAAAGTGTATAAATTAAACGAAGTAAATGCGTTTGCAACTGCTGATGGGAGTGTTCGCGTCTATTCTGGTTTAATGGATATTATGGATGATAATGAGTTACTTGCCGTAATAGGGCATGAAATAGGTCACGTGGTTAATACTGATTCAAGGGATGCTATTAAGGCTGCTTATAAAAAAGAAGCCGCTTTAGGTTTAATAGCATCTCAATCTGATAAAGTTGCAGCTATAACTGACAGTCAGTTAGCTAAAGTGGGTAGCCAAATGATTGATAGTAAACACAGCAGAAAACAAGAGTCTGAGGCTGATGAATTTTCATATAATTTTATGAAAAACAATGGTTATAATGTTAATGCGGTTTCTTCAGCCTTTGGTATCTTAGCTAAAATGAGCGAAGGAACTCAAGCCTCATTTTTAGAAAAAATGATGAGTTCTCATCCTGACCCACAAGAAAGAGCTGAGAATGCTAAATTAAGAGCTGAAAAGGATGGTTTGTATAAGCCTTATGTGAAGCAAAAGCCAGTTGCAGCAAAAAAGCACCTGTTAAAAAGAAAAAATAATTTTTGAAACTGAAAAAGGCAGAACATGAAGTTCTGCCTTTTTTTATGTTGGTGTTTTAGTTCATTTGAACCGTAATAGGTAAGGTGTAGGCGGTACGTACTGCTTTGCCGCTAATCATGCCTGGAGTCCACTTGGTTCGTAGAGATTTCAAAACTCTAACTGCTTCTTTTCCTAATCCGTGACCAGGATCTCTTCTTACTTGTATGTCAGTCATGCTACCATCTCTTTCTATTACAAAAGAAACAAAGATTTTTACTGTTCCATTGAGTTCAGTTTCTTGTTTTTCAAAATTATTACCTACATACGTGTAAAACTTGTTGATACCTCCTGGAAATTCTGGAAGTTTATCTAGCGCTACACTGTTAATGATGGTGGTTCCAGTGTCAGGTGTCTCCACTGCGTTTTGGACTGTTGTGTTAGGACTAGCATTAACAGCTACAGTTCCCGTACCATCTGATGGCGTTGTATTTACAACTGGTTGATCGGTATTTTTTGCAATATTTTGCTCTGCGTTTTCAGTAGATACAATAATAGGATTAATTAATGCTTTACTTTTTACTGGATTAGCAATACTTTTTGTTTTTAAGGGAGGTAATGCTTTTTTAGGTTGTGTTTTATTTGGATAGACATCGGTTATTTGGATAATTTTATCTGTAAAATCGGGCTCAATAGGAGTAAAGGTTGTCTCAGGATTAAAAATGGAGACTAGTGTAGGAATGCTTATGGCACCCACTAATAATGTTACTCCCATGAAAAGTGCTGTAAGTGAAGTTTTTGTACTCTCTTGACGAAGTTTGTACGCACCATACTCTTTATTTCTGTTTTGAAAAACAAGTTCAATCCAGCCGGTCTCGTAAATGCTTAATTTAGACATAATATGTGGTTTTTATGGTTAAGTACATTTACATCATAAGCAAGGTTATTTTTTATTAATAACGAACCTATTGTGTTATTATTGTAGTTAATTTTTAAAATTTTTAAAAATTGATTGAATTGTATTTTATTATTTAACTAAATTAATTTTATTAAAATACTGCGCAAAAAAAAGCGCATCACTGTATCAGGATGCGCTTGTATTTTTGTAAAAAAGAATTACTTAGAATGCATATTTAAAACCTATCTGAATTTGAAATGGATTACCAGATAAAGCAGGTAAACCAGCATTGTTTACACGGTAGTTAAACTGTTGTCTAGTACTATCAAATCCTGGAACTGCAGCATTACCGCCAGATGCAGGTGTTCCTAGTGCATAGAGAGACTGGCTATTCAATGATTTATTAACTCCCCTTTCTTTGTTTAGTAAATTCGCAACATTAAAAATATCAACAGTAAATTCTATGAATTGCTTTTTTGGAATACTGATTTTTTTATTAATTCTAATGTCAACAAGACCATAAAACTCATTTATACCACCGTTACGCTCTGCAATTTTACCAGAATAAGAGTTGATATAATTTTTTAAGCTTGAACTTGCTGCAGGATTATTTAAAATAGTTTGTAAACCAGTTTTGATATTTTGTGGAACGGTTGGGCTGTTGATGTCAAAAATGTACGCTAAATCATTTGAAGCTGTTACAAAATCTCCATTTGTATTTCCTCCAGATAATAAACTATATCGTGTACCACCAATTCCTGAATAGCGAATTCCTACACTAAACCCGTAAAAAGTTGGTAATGATCCATAAAACACCACCTTATGTCGAAAATGATTATCAGAATACGTCATTTTACTTAAATTTCTAGGATCATCCTCTACAGGTAATACAAGTGTAGCTGTGTTAGCCACATTTCCGTTGAAAGAAGTGTTGTCTTTGGTGTCATTTAGGGTGTAACTAGCCGTAATTTCTCCATCCTTAAAATATTTGTAAGTAGCATCAACAACTAGCGCAAATTGATTTACTTTTCCTTCACTGTTAAGTTCTAAAACTCTCCCTAATTTATTACTTATTCTACCTTGCATCCAGTCTGCAGCTCCATTTGCAGGTATTGAACTTGCTGGAACAAATACGCCGCGATTTCCTTCGTTTGCCAAATTAAAAAACGGATTGCTAACCATATTTCTATCTACATACACATAATTATTTCGTCCTAGAGTTGCATAACCAGCAATTCCCATTTTTAAATGATCTGTAAAAAAATGTGTGTAAGATACATTAGCTTTATAAACCACAGGTACTTTAGCATCGGTACCAGTATAATTTATAGTTGGTAATTGAAAAGCATCTAGCGTAGGAATGCTAGAAAAGTTGTTTCGGTAACCAGTGAAGTTAGGTACAGGAACATTGGGTGCTCTAACATCTACAGTTGCAGTTTTTTTTCCGTCAAAATATAGATTGTTAATGATGGCATAGTTATTTAAATCTGATGCAAAAATCCCTGCTCCTGCACGTATGTAATCTTTGTGGTTTTCATTTACATCCCATGTCAATTGCACCCTTGGCTGTAAAATAGCCGATTGTAATTTGTTATCGGTTCTAATGCCTAATTCATCAAAAACCAATTGGTTGAAAGTTGCAGTTGGATACTTTGCATAATCAAAACGTAATCCTAAAGTTAGGTCAACACCCAGTGCTACTTTTGTTTGTAATTGTCCATATATTCCAGCATTTAATATATTCGAATTAACAGTAGGATCAGCCACTAATGGTACTTCTCTAAAGTAACGATAAGGCGTACCATTATCAAAATTTGCAACGCTATTAAAATGAAAACGACCGTTTACTTCACTACCATAAACTGATTTTGAATTTGTTTGCATGATGTCAAATCCAAAAGTGTATTTTATTTTATCGGTATTGTAGTATAGATTATCTACAATTTGAAAAACATTATTGGTGAATTTTTCTTGTGCAAATCGGTGTCCTCCTATTTGAATATTGGTAGTTCTCACAGCACCATTAATTGTGGAGGCTACATTTTCTACAATAGCTCTAGGAATGTTGTAAGCAGGCAATTGATCACCAGGGTTACTGTCTTGAAAAGTGTAAAGATGTTGCACTTTTAATTCGTTTGTGATTTTAGGATTTACAGTTGTTCTCAATGAAGCTAAAATACTGTTATCAATATTATAGTCATCACCAAAAGACTCATATAAATTAATTGCTGTATTGTCTTGCAACCCCAGTTTATTGTCTTCAAACGTAAAGTTATTTCGAATGGTAAGCAGGTTTTTACTGTTTAATTGCCAGTCAAGACGAGCAAATGCTGCATCCGAATTTCTTTTTTTATCAAATGATCCATATTGAGGTGAACTTGAAACGCCGTATTTATTTCTGGCAATGGTTACAAAGTTATCCAGCGTTGCTTTGGTTACATTAAACCTAAGCTCATCCTCTGGTGATTGTACATCAGCAATAATCAATGGTCTTGAATCTTGTTGATGATCCCATGCTACAAAAAAGTGTAATTTATCTTTGATAATGGGTCCGCCCAAAGTAAAACCATATTGAGTCGTTGTAAAATCATTTTGACGTCTGTTTCCTCTAATGTCATAAGCACTAGAAAGCCAATCTGCTCTATTGTAAGCAAACATACTTCCAGAAAAATCATTTGTTCCAGACTTAGTAACAGCACTTACAGTTCCACCACCACTACGACCATAACCTACATCATATTGATTTGTGACTACTTTAAATTCTCTTACAGCCTCAATAGAGATGGAGTAGGGTGCGCCACTTCTGCTGGTGGTAGCTCCTGCCGAAGTTGGGTTTTTTGCATTCATACCATCTAATGTGTAATTAGTAGACGATGCTAATTGTCCCGAGATGTTTCCGCCACGTGTTAATGGAGACAAATCCATTAAGTTGGTAAAATTTCTTCCGTTTACGGGTAAAGAATTAATGAGTTTGGCTGTAATTGCAGTTGCCGCACCTAGATTTCCTGTTTTGTTTTTTAACCCTCGGCCTACCACTTCTACCACCTCTAGGGTTTGCATATCGGTTTGCATTTCGATGTTAATTGTAATTAAATCACCTTGATTAAGTGTGTATCCAGATCGTTGTTGTTCTCCATATCCAGATGTTTTTACAGTAATTGTGTAAGGGCCACCTAGAGGCAATTCTTTAAAAGTATAAATCCCTTTAAAGTTAGTAAGTGTAGTAGTTTTAAATCCAGTAGATTCATTTTTTAGGGTAACATTTGCTTCTTTTATAGTTTCATTATTTGTACCTGAAATGGTTCCAGAAATAGAAGCTTGTGTGGTTTGTGCATGACTTGTAGCGCTTATTACGATAATCCACACCATCGTAAATAAGAACATTTTAATATTTTTCATGAGTTTAGTTTTTAGTTTCATGCTGGCAAAGGAATCTAGAAATAGAAAAAAAGGTGTTACATTAATACTATTAGAAAAATAATTTTTTGTAACCAAAGTTTTGATTTTCGCCCTTTTTTAGTGCTTATTTCTATTTTTAGGTAAACTTTATGAAACATTGCATCATAAAAAGTAGCTTTAATTTAGTTTATTCGTAATGATTAGGTAATGGTATTTGACGAGTTTAAATATAATTTTATGAAAAATATATAAGGTATTTATGAAAGCAAAAACGATAACTATTGCGACTGCATTGTCGCTACTTTTTTTCAATTGTAGTTCAAATAAATTTATTGTTTGTGGCCACAGAGGCGCAATGGGACATGAAACCGAAAATACAATAGCCTCCATAAAAAAAGGAATTGATCTCAAAGCTGATATGCTTGAGATAGATGTGTTTAAAATAAAAACGGGTGAAATTGTAGTTTTTCACGATGATGATTTAGACCGATTGACAAATGCTAAAGGAAAGATTGAGAGTTACACTTTTGACGAACTGCGAAAAGTACTTGTTGCAGGTAAACATCAAATTCCAACTCTTGAGGAAGTCATTACAACTATGAATAGAAAAGCAGTGCTCAACATTGAATTGAAGGGAGAAAATACGGCGGCAGATACGTACGCCATTATGGAAAACTTTAAAAAGCGTGGCTGGAGCAATAAAGATTTTTTTGTATCTAGTTTTAAAGTAAATGAATTAAGAAAAATGAGAAGTTTGAGTAAAGACGTAGCTATAGGATTACTGACTTACAAAGATCCTATTGAAACTGTGATTCAGTTAGGGAAAGAATTAAATGCGCAAGCAATAAACCCTTATTTTAAAACCTTGACGCCAGAAAATGTTGCGATCATGAAAACTAATAATTTCAAGATTCTTCCTTGGACAGCAAACGAGCTTGCTGATATCAAGACGCTACAAGATTTAAAAGTGAGTGGAATCATCACTGATTTTCCCGAAAGGATTGTACGTTAAACTGAAATTTATAAATGTAAAAGAAAGTCTGTTTTTTTTCAGACTTTTTTTTGTGCCCATTCAAAACAGATAAAGGAATTATTTTTTCTGAATTATTTCGGCTAGTAACTTCTTGGCACGTAAAAGTTTAATTTTTACATTACTTAGCGGTTCATTCATTTTTAAAGCTATTTCTTGATAGCTCATTTCTTGAAAATAACGCAGCTGAATCACCTCTTGGTAATGAGGTTTTAATTCTTTAATGCATTGTAATAAACGGGATAAGTTTTGTTCAGTGATCAATACATCCTCAGCAGACGGAGTAGTGTCAGCAATATTGTATGCTTGATGATTTTCGTCTTCTGTAATTTCAACAAAAAGACTTAGTTTTTTCTTTCTTAATAAATCAATATGCACATTTTTTGCAATAGCTATTAACCAAGTATTGAATTGAAATTCAGTATTGTAAGTGGTTAATTTGTCAAATGCTTTAGAAAATGTTTCAATGGTAATGTCCTCGGCTGTAGTTTCATTTTCGGTTCTTTTTAGCATGAACCCATATACCTCATTCCAGTAGTGATTCAATAGAAAAGTAAAGGCAACTTGATCACCTTGTTTTGCTTTTTCTATTTGATTGTTTATTTCCACTGTGCTGGTTTTGAGAATAGATTAATGATAAAGATATTGATTTGGATTAAGATTAAGACAATTTCAACAATTGGAAACCAAAATTTCAAATCATGCTCCTCAAGTTTCCTTGCAGATGAACCTATCATAATCCATGCCACGAGATAACGAAAGGCTACTAAGCTGGTGACAATAATCCATTCAAATTGAAACGCAAGCAAAACAGCTGGTAATACTATGAATAATAATTGTGAACTATAAAAAACACCTAATTGAAATTGATCAAAAAAAGTATAATGGTTAGCAGTTGCAACATGCCTTCTTTTTTGTGATACCCAATCATTAAAGGAAGTT
This portion of the Flavobacterium sp. CECT 9288 genome encodes:
- the lpxK gene encoding tetraacyldisaccharide 4'-kinase translates to MKLLRKILFPFAVLYGLVTSIRNFLYDIGVLKAAFFDVPVIAVGNLSVGGTGKSPQIEYLIRLLNNNYKVATLSRGYKRQSSGYILAQAGTSAKILGDEPFQFFSKFPTIQVAVDADRKNGIEQLMQSSQEPDIILLDDAYQHRKVKAGFYILLTAYDDLYTDDCMLPTGNLRELKAGAKRASIIVVTKCPENLSVKEQEKIGAKLKITSEQKLFFSSIAYDSYIMGESGKIKRETMQGKKKVLIAGIAKPDSFFDAIKEEGDVCLAYPDHHDFTDKEVVEIKKIAQNNKIITTEKDYVRLKEHFSGEQLFYLGIACSFISGGENFNKTILDYVGTSTRNS
- a CDS encoding purine-nucleoside phosphorylase; its protein translation is MWEQVQETVSFIQERVNFTPEYGVILGSGLGSFTSDMQVHFTLPYNEIPNFPVSTVQGHKGALVFGTIGSKKVVAMQGRFHYYEGYSMTEVTFPVRVLKFLGVDKLIVSNASGGVNPSYKVGSIVMITDHINMTPEHPLRGKNDERFGPRFVNMSEPYSRKMIAKATQIAEELNIVTHEGIYLGLQGPTFETLAEYKMVKILGADCVGMSTVPEVIVARHMDLETFGISVITDMGDAESIGTISHDEVLEAAKEAEPQVRSLIKELILNY
- a CDS encoding ATP-binding protein, encoding MKCFFFSVLFFTGILASYSTVKADSLTYYYTLSNQNIKDDNYRNALFFTQKAIQFAKKNNQNVEQSLHEFNLGKILYDLKKYDDALVSFLKSATLNNTSTSNKTKAESYYHIGLCYMAKENYKEASLYFNNAENLFKVLKTTNKILEVKLQKGLINRFNGKTQEAMTIFKSIIYMPEVSVLEDLKAKTLYQIGTIESQYNRNNLAIAYLKKALNTNNKINNIELKTSIVLALSTVYDKTLDKNLAYQYLKQYLKLKEELTFLNNKRLGVDDYAKFKEAERLKEQNQFKIQKEEELKSKKISKIISILAIALITILSLLSLSLYKNNKIRTKSNQLLKDKNKELEIAKNKVEKASQARSEFLSTVSHELRTPLNAINGITHLLLEEDPKKNQIDYLSSLKFSGDYLTKFINEILEINKIESNKTEIEEIPFNLKQLLINIKQSLKELAIVNNNDFKLDVDYSIPDFLIGDPTKLSQIILNLINNALKFTKNGVVNVVAKLNNLEDNYATLDFEIIDTGIGIPAEKLESVFDSFSQGSIEVNRKYGGTGLGLTIVKKLITILGGEIHLKSTVNKGSTFSFQLKFEIGKKPIDIVSTSKQNYESKLINKKILLVEDNKINQMITTKMLFNKKVICEVIDNGEEAIELLKISKFDLILMDVHLPGINGTIATETIRKFDTITPIIALTAISLDENREMLLSFGMNDVITKPFIPEVFYSIIADHLK
- the gap gene encoding type I glyceraldehyde-3-phosphate dehydrogenase, with translation MIRIAINGFGRIGRNLFRLLLNHPTIQVVAINDIADKKTMAHLVKYDSIHGVLPHSVSYDETGILVGESHFLFFHEKNLKNLDWKSCSIDYVIESTGKYKTFEELHTHILAGAKKVILSAPSETDAIKTVVLGVNEEILDGTETIISNASCTTNNAAPMIKVINDLCGIEQAYITTIHSYTTDQSLHDQPHKDLRRARGASQSIVPTTTGAAKALTKIFPEFEGKIGGCGIRVPVPDGSLTDITFNVKKAVSINQINEAFKHASKNTLKGILDYTEDPIVSVDVIGNKNSCIFDAQLTSVIDKMVKVVGWYDNEIGYSSRLIDLILLTSK
- the lipA gene encoding lipoyl synthase, encoding MENVVENNLLEKNQTKAEHVTGKPKWLKVKLPIGQKYTELRGLVDKYNLNTICTSGSCPNMGECWGEGTATFMILGNICTRSCGFCGVKTGRPETVDWEEPEKVARSIKIMNIKHAVITSVDRDDLKDGGSIIWIETVKAIRRMNPNTTLETLIPDFQGNETHLDRIVAANPEVVSHNVETVRRLTREVRIQAKYDRTLEVLRYLKAKGINRTKSGIMLGLGELEEEVYQTLRDLRDANVDVVTIGQYLQPSKKHLPVKEFITPEQFAKYEEYGLSLGFRHVESGPLVRSSYKAQKHIL
- a CDS encoding M48 family metalloprotease: MKNKSIILGALFVLLGVSTANAQINFGEKALGAVQKGVAGFTFSDADAAALSKAAVDKMDAEHVITGAKDPYTLRLNKLFGKHKTTEGVALNYKVYKLNEVNAFATADGSVRVYSGLMDIMDDNELLAVIGHEIGHVVNTDSRDAIKAAYKKEAALGLIASQSDKVAAITDSQLAKVGSQMIDSKHSRKQESEADEFSYNFMKNNGYNVNAVSSAFGILAKMSEGTQASFLEKMMSSHPDPQERAENAKLRAEKDGLYKPYVKQKPVAAKKHLLKRKNNF
- a CDS encoding energy transducer TonB; the protein is MSKLSIYETGWIELVFQNRNKEYGAYKLRQESTKTSLTALFMGVTLLVGAISIPTLVSIFNPETTFTPIEPDFTDKIIQITDVYPNKTQPKKALPPLKTKSIANPVKSKALINPIIVSTENAEQNIAKNTDQPVVNTTPSDGTGTVAVNASPNTTVQNAVETPDTGTTIINSVALDKLPEFPGGINKFYTYVGNNFEKQETELNGTVKIFVSFVIERDGSMTDIQVRRDPGHGLGKEAVRVLKSLRTKWTPGMISGKAVRTAYTLPITVQMN